The following nucleotide sequence is from Streptomyces xiamenensis.
GCGACCTGGACGAGGGCGGGGAGACCGGACGCGGGCTGTGGCTGGTGGAGGCGCTGTCGGACTGCTGGGGGGTGGGGACCCGGGACCCCGGCAAGGTGGTGTGGTGCGAGTTCGTCCTCGATCAGGACGCCGTGCGCACCGCCCGGCTCGCCCCGCCCCCGGGCTGGCGCCTGGGCGGCGGCGAGCCGACGGTGCCATGACCCTGCGGACCTCCGGAGCGCTAACCGTCCTCGCACCGCTCCAGGTCCTGGAGGGACGGGCTGTCGCGGGATTCGCCGCCCAGGAGGTCCTGCAATTCGTTCTGGTAGAGCTGCTGCCAGCGCCCGTCCCGGATCACGTCGCGGATCACCCCGCACACCGTGTCGCGCAGTGCGCCCTCGTCGGACTGGAGGCCGACGCCGTAGCGTTCCGTGGTGAAGGAGCGGGGGAGCATCTCCAGTTCGTCCGGGTGCTGGGCCTGGAATCCGGCCAGGATGAGATCGTCCGTGATCACCGCGTCGTAGGTGCGGTCCAGGAGCAGGTTCACACACGTGTCGTAGTCCGACCGGGTGTCCACCACGAACCTCCCCGGCCAGTCCTGTTCCAGGGCGCCCACCGATGTCGAGTTGTCGCCGGTGCACACCCGGGTGCCCTGCGGGAAGTCCGCCGGACCCGAGACGTCCTCGTACATGCCCTGTCGCATGAGCATCGTCTGGCCGGTGATGAAGTACGGGCCGGCGAACGTGACGCCCTCCGCCTGGCGTTCGGGCGTGATGCTGTACGTGGCGACGACCAGGTCCAGCTGCCGCTGGCCCAGCAGCTTCTCCCGGTTCACGCTCGACACGGGCACGAACTGCACCTCGGTGTCCGGGTCGAAGCCCAGGTCCGTGGCGATCAGTTTGGCGAACTCGATGTCGAAGCCGCGCCATTCGCCGTCGACCAGCTCGCTCATACCGGGCTGCCCCGACTTCACGCCGATCCGCAGCAGACCCCGGGTCTCCGCGCCCTGGATGGTGGGCGAGGTGTGGGACAGCCCGCCCCCGCCTCCGGGGCCCCACAGCAGCCAGCCGCCGCCCGCCAGCAGCGCGAGGACCAGGGCGATCGCCGCGGCCGGCGCCCACCGGCGGCGGGAGCCCACCGGCGGCGGGAGTTCCGGTGGCGGCTCCTTCGGCGGTCCGGGGATCGCGGGCGGTTCCTCGCGGGCGATCCGGCGCAGCCCGTCCTCCGCCTCCTGCGCCGATATCCGGTGCCGGGGCAGCTTGCGCAGCAGGCCCTCGATCAGCGGTGCCAGCGGACCCGCGTACCGCATGGGCGGGGTCGGGGAGTTGAGCGCCGCCTGCTGGATCTCCAGGGCGTCCAGGCCGCCGAACGGCGGTCGGCCCTCCACCATTTCGTACAGCGTGACGCCCAGCGACCACAGGTCGGAGGCCTGTGAGGCCCTGCGTTCGGGCCCGGGCGAGAAGTGGCCCAGTTCGGGGGCGAGATAGCGCGGCGTGCCGATGACCGAGTGCGAGCGGGTGACCTGGGCCGCCCCCTCGAAGGTGGCTATGCCGAAGTCCATCAGCAGCGCCCTGCCGCCCCGCCGGAAGAGGATGTTGTGCGGTTTGACGTCGCGGTGCAGCACTCCGGCCGCGTGTACGGCGCGCAGGCCGCGCAGCACCTGGAGCGCGATCCGGGCCGCGCGGTGCACCGGGAGGCGGTCCTCCTCGCGCAGGATGTCGGCGAGCGAGCGGGGGTCGAGCAGTTCCATGACGATCCACACCTCGCCCTCGGCGCCGGTGCCGTCCTCCGCCTCCACCATCTCGGCCGCGCCCTCGATGATGTCGTGGACGGCGATGACGTTCTGGTGGCCGATGCGGGCGATGGCCTGGGCCTCGCGGCGGGCGCGTTCGACCAGCTCGGCCTGGGTGGACGGGTCGATACCGCCGCGCAGCAGCACGCCCTTGACCGCGACCGGCCGCCCCAGCCGGGTGTCCATGGCCTCCCACACCACGCCCATCCCGCCGCGGCCGAGCTGTCTGCGCAGCTGGTAGCGGCCGGCGATCACCGGGTACGGGCCGGGTGGTGGCAGGGGCTGGGTGGCGGTGGTGGGGGTCTCGACGGGTTCCGGCTGGTCCGGCCGGGTTCGGCCGGGCAGCTTGTACGTGTCGGGGTCGGGCTCGTGGCGCAGCCGTCTGGTCTCTTCGGCGTCGCCGCTTCCCGCCCCCGTTTCGTTGCCGTGCATGGGCCCCCACTCAATGAACGGTCAGTCCTGATCGTCAGGTTAGACACTCATCCGCAAAACATCAGGACCTCTTCCGGCATCGCCTCGCCCGGACGCGTAAAGTCCGCGGCCATGGCCACCTCAGAAGAAGCCACCGCCGCCGCCGCCCGGGACGCCTACGGGGCGATGTCCGGCCGCTACCTGGAGTTCGTCCAGGAGCAGTTCCCCCGGCAGGCGTACGACCTCGCCCTGCTCTCCGTCTTCGCCGATCTGGTCCGGGACGCCGGTCCGGTGGCCGACATCGGGTGCGGGCCCGGTCATGTGACGGCGCATCTGGACGGGCTCGGCGTCCGCGCCTTCGGGGTCGACCTGACCCCGGAGTTCATCGCGCTGGCCCGCGCCGCGTACCCGGGGCTGCGGTTCGAGACCGGCACCATGCTGGACCTGCGCTCGCACGTTCCCGCGGGAGGTTCGCTGGCCGGCGTGCTGGGCTGGTACTCGCTCATCCACCTCCCGCCCGCGCAGGTGCCGCGCGCGCTGGCCGAGTTCCACCGGGTGCTGGCCCCGGGCGGGCAGCTGCTGCTGGGCTTCCAGTCCACGGCGGCCGGTGCGGCGCCCGAGCCGGTGCCCTTCGATCACAAGGTGACGCCCGGCTGGCTGTGGCCGGTGGACACCTTCGCGGACGCGCTGACCGCCGCCGGGTTCACCGTCGGCCTGCGTTCGCTGCGCGAGCCCGGTGCCGACTCCCGCCGCCACCAGGGCTATCTGCTGGCGGTCAGGGAAGGCTGAGGCCGAACAGCTCCCGGCAGCCGTCCGTGAGCCCGTGCACCGTCACCGGGACCGTACGGTGCGCCTGCCAGTCGGCGCGGTCCACCCGCAGCCTCTGGAGGGTACGCGGGCGGCCCTGCACGGACGCGGTGGTGATGCCGTCGTCGCGGTAGCCGAGCCGGCGCGAGACGCCGAGTGAACGCGGGTTGTCGGTCATCGCCGCGGAGGTCATCGAGCGCGCGCCCAGACCCTCGAAGGCCAGGTGCAGAGCCGCCGCCCGCATCTCGGTGCCCAGGCCCCGGCCCTGGTGCGGCAGGCCCAGCCAGGAGCCGGTCTCGGCCTCCCCGGTCACCGCGAAGTCGGTGGCCATGAGGTCCTGGCGGCCGATGACGCGGCCCTCGTGCCGTACCGCCAGGCTCAGCGCCCACGCCTCCGGGCGCCAGGCGGCGACGGTGCCCAGCAGATGCTGGAAGGTGGCGCGCGCCCGCTGCTGCGGGGCGGCGTCGCTCCAGGGGAAGCTGAACGGCATGGCGCCGTCCTCGTGCACCCCGTTCCCCGCCACGGCCGCGAGCTCGGCCAGCTCCTCCAGGCCGGGCAGGCGCAGTTCAAGGCGGGGGGTGGTCAGGCGCAGGCCGTACAGCGGCCAGATCTGGTGCGGTTCC
It contains:
- a CDS encoding bifunctional serine/threonine-protein kinase/glutamate ABC transporter substrate-binding protein; translated protein: MHGNETGAGSGDAEETRRLRHEPDPDTYKLPGRTRPDQPEPVETPTTATQPLPPPGPYPVIAGRYQLRRQLGRGGMGVVWEAMDTRLGRPVAVKGVLLRGGIDPSTQAELVERARREAQAIARIGHQNVIAVHDIIEGAAEMVEAEDGTGAEGEVWIVMELLDPRSLADILREEDRLPVHRAARIALQVLRGLRAVHAAGVLHRDVKPHNILFRRGGRALLMDFGIATFEGAAQVTRSHSVIGTPRYLAPELGHFSPGPERRASQASDLWSLGVTLYEMVEGRPPFGGLDALEIQQAALNSPTPPMRYAGPLAPLIEGLLRKLPRHRISAQEAEDGLRRIAREEPPAIPGPPKEPPPELPPPVGSRRRWAPAAAIALVLALLAGGGWLLWGPGGGGGLSHTSPTIQGAETRGLLRIGVKSGQPGMSELVDGEWRGFDIEFAKLIATDLGFDPDTEVQFVPVSSVNREKLLGQRQLDLVVATYSITPERQAEGVTFAGPYFITGQTMLMRQGMYEDVSGPADFPQGTRVCTGDNSTSVGALEQDWPGRFVVDTRSDYDTCVNLLLDRTYDAVITDDLILAGFQAQHPDELEMLPRSFTTERYGVGLQSDEGALRDTVCGVIRDVIRDGRWQQLYQNELQDLLGGESRDSPSLQDLERCEDG
- a CDS encoding class I SAM-dependent methyltransferase codes for the protein MATSEEATAAAARDAYGAMSGRYLEFVQEQFPRQAYDLALLSVFADLVRDAGPVADIGCGPGHVTAHLDGLGVRAFGVDLTPEFIALARAAYPGLRFETGTMLDLRSHVPAGGSLAGVLGWYSLIHLPPAQVPRALAEFHRVLAPGGQLLLGFQSTAAGAAPEPVPFDHKVTPGWLWPVDTFADALTAAGFTVGLRSLREPGADSRRHQGYLLAVREG
- a CDS encoding GNAT family N-acetyltransferase — its product is MEPHQIWPLYGLRLTTPRLELRLPGLEELAELAAVAGNGVHEDGAMPFSFPWSDAAPQQRARATFQHLLGTVAAWRPEAWALSLAVRHEGRVIGRQDLMATDFAVTGEAETGSWLGLPHQGRGLGTEMRAAALHLAFEGLGARSMTSAAMTDNPRSLGVSRRLGYRDDGITTASVQGRPRTLQRLRVDRADWQAHRTVPVTVHGLTDGCRELFGLSLP